In Thioalkalivibrio paradoxus ARh 1, the following are encoded in one genomic region:
- the rluD gene encoding 23S rRNA pseudouridine(1911/1915/1917) synthase RluD yields the protein MTVGFYNNVPSPRAAVRARELQQEIPAELAGMRLDAALARVFDGYSRSQLTQWLKQGALTVDGSQPRPRDAVRGGERVRLRIPDAPASAAQPEAIALEVVHEDAAIVVINKPAGLVVHPAAGHREGTLVNALLHHAPELSALPRAGIVHRLDKDTTGLLVVARTPAAQTALVRQLQERSVHREYLALVQGVLISGGTLEAPIGRHPVDRKRMAVVAGGKPAVTHYRVRRRLRAHTLVEVRLDTGRTHQIRVHMAQIGHPVVGDPVYGGRPRPVRDMEPAAAQALAAFQRQALHAAVLGLRHPDTGAECRFEAPLPADFQALLDALVADATRAGGA from the coding sequence ATGACAGTCGGATTCTACAACAACGTGCCTTCGCCACGCGCCGCTGTGCGCGCCCGAGAGCTGCAGCAGGAAATCCCCGCTGAGCTGGCGGGGATGCGCCTGGACGCGGCACTGGCCCGGGTCTTCGACGGCTACTCGCGCAGCCAGCTTACCCAATGGCTGAAGCAGGGCGCGCTGACCGTCGACGGCAGCCAGCCCCGTCCGCGGGACGCGGTGCGCGGGGGCGAACGGGTGCGGCTGCGGATTCCCGATGCCCCGGCCTCGGCTGCGCAGCCCGAGGCGATCGCACTCGAAGTGGTGCATGAAGACGCCGCGATCGTCGTGATCAACAAGCCTGCCGGGCTCGTGGTGCACCCTGCTGCGGGGCACCGGGAGGGGACGTTGGTCAATGCGCTGCTGCATCACGCTCCGGAACTGTCGGCGCTGCCACGCGCGGGAATCGTGCACCGGCTGGACAAGGACACCACCGGGCTGCTGGTCGTCGCCCGCACGCCGGCCGCCCAGACCGCGCTGGTCCGGCAGCTGCAGGAACGGAGCGTGCACCGCGAATACCTGGCATTGGTGCAGGGCGTGCTGATCTCCGGAGGAACCCTGGAAGCGCCGATCGGGCGACATCCGGTGGACCGCAAGCGGATGGCGGTGGTCGCGGGCGGCAAGCCCGCGGTCACCCATTATCGGGTGCGGCGCCGGCTGCGCGCGCATACCCTGGTCGAAGTGCGGCTGGACACCGGCCGCACCCACCAGATCCGGGTCCACATGGCGCAGATCGGGCACCCCGTGGTCGGCGACCCGGTCTACGGCGGGCGGCCGCGCCCGGTACGCGACATGGAGCCGGCCGCCGCCCAGGCGCTGGCGGCATTCCAGCGTCAGGCGCTGCATGCCGCGGTGCTCGGGTTAAGGCATCCGGACACCGGTGCCGAGTGCCGTTTCGAGGCGCCGCTG
- a CDS encoding outer membrane protein assembly factor BamD, with translation MYWNRGSAVSLARSLIALIAIITLSGCAAWQQDPTRNWSASQLYGEAKAALDSGDYQQAVEYYELLEARFPFGRYAQQAQIEIPYAYYKAAEPEAALAAVDRFVQLNPRHPHVDYAYYLRGLINFNRDQGFLSRIFPMDPAEMDVKPLDQAFQDFGRLLREFPDSRYAEDAHQRMIFIRNTLANHEIRVAQFYMERRAWVAAEQRARYVVEHYQGAEAMPLALAILIQSYRALDLDDHADNTMAVLELNFPDQAAAVRAGRTVTLDGDTGGVRRWLERLPFFAN, from the coding sequence ATGTACTGGAATCGAGGCTCCGCCGTGTCACTGGCCCGTTCGTTGATCGCGCTGATCGCCATCATAACCCTCTCCGGCTGCGCGGCCTGGCAACAGGATCCGACCCGCAACTGGTCCGCAAGCCAGCTCTACGGCGAGGCGAAGGCGGCGCTGGACAGCGGCGATTACCAGCAGGCGGTCGAGTACTACGAGTTGCTCGAAGCCCGATTCCCCTTCGGCCGCTACGCCCAGCAGGCCCAGATCGAGATCCCGTACGCATACTACAAGGCTGCGGAACCCGAAGCCGCGCTGGCCGCGGTCGACCGTTTCGTTCAGCTGAATCCGCGCCATCCCCACGTCGACTATGCGTACTATCTGCGCGGCCTGATCAACTTCAACCGCGATCAGGGCTTCCTGTCGCGCATCTTTCCGATGGATCCCGCCGAGATGGACGTGAAACCGCTGGATCAGGCGTTCCAGGATTTCGGCCGATTGCTGCGCGAGTTCCCGGACAGCCGCTACGCCGAGGACGCCCACCAGCGCATGATCTTCATCCGCAACACCCTCGCCAACCACGAGATCCGCGTGGCGCAGTTCTACATGGAACGCCGCGCCTGGGTCGCCGCGGAGCAACGCGCCCGCTACGTCGTGGAACACTACCAGGGCGCCGAGGCGATGCCGCTGGCGCTGGCGATCCTGATCCAGAGTTACCGCGCGCTGGATCTCGATGACCACGCGGACAACACGATGGCCGTGCTGGAATTGAACTTCCCGGACCAGGCCGCCGCAGTGCGAGCCGGGCGGACGGTGACCCTCGACGGCGACACCGGCGGCGTGCGTCGCTGGCTCGAACGCCTGCCCTTCTTTGCGAACTGA